AAAGCTCTCAACCGAATTGAAGTACTGACAAATTTTATAATTTAAAAAGCTACCTGCCCCATTATTTTTAGAACAGAAAATCGCATCATCAAAACCATATATAATATCAACATCGTTATCTCCATCGATATCTTCTGCATAAAGCGTATGGTTATTAATATAAACCGATTCTTCCACAATATGTGTCGTAAATTGCTGGTTTCCATCATTTTCATACCAGGCAATGGTATTTGCATACCTTGACACTACGTCCATGTCCCCGTCCCCGTCCATGTCACTGTAAACAGCGTTGGTTGCCTGGAAAGCGGTTTTTGTCAATTCAAGTTCTTCAAAATCCTGTTCACCATTATTATTAAACAACGAGACATTATCATTCTCTGCAACAACGATATCCATATCGCCGTCCATATCGATATCGGAAGCAAAAACTGAAGACAGGGCTATGTCATTTTCGATGATATTGCAAGAAGGGAAATTATTTGATCCATCGTTTTCAAACCAGCATAAATCATGCGGATAATCATTAACCGGACCTGTGTCTGCAAGGATATCAATATCCCCATCGTCATCCATATCGACTGCAATGACGCCATAGCCAAATAATTCAGAAGAAATCTGGTGAGTGATGAATTCATTATTTCCAATATTTTCATGCCAGGCAGGATGGTTCAGATCTTCAGATACAATATCAAGGTCATCATCCCCATCGATATCCTCCAGAAAAACAGCTATCCCACCATTACTAATAACATGTTTACTAAAGATATCATCACCGGTATTCTCAAAAAGTGACATTTCACCAGACCCCCACCAACCTGAAGACTCTAAAGCAATGATATCAATATCCCCATCTCCGTCCATGTCCCCGGCATCGACGGAAATCCAATCAGGATAATATATGCTGTCAACAACATGAACGGGCCAAGCCCATTCGTCAGAATTCTCGTACCATTCAATGCTATTATTGGCATCACCTTCGCTGAATGCAACAACGACATCAAGGTCGCAATCACCGTCCATATCTGCTGTCGTAATTATGCCACTATAAAAGGCAAATAGGAATATATTCATCGGCGTGAAGATCCCATTTCCCTCATTTTCAAAACACCAAAGGCCGTTTTTACCGGATGCTATTATATCCGCATCGCCATCCCCGTCCAGATCAGCAGCATGAACACATTGCGCTTCTTCAACCTCAGTTGAAACAGAATGAACAGTAAAATTCCCCTGTTCATCCTGCTCGTACCAGGCAACCTTATTATCCTCCATAGAAGCAGAAATTATATCCATATCGCCATCCCCGTCGAGGTCGGCAGCGAAAACAGAACGGGCGCCCAAAGCAGCCAGTTCGCCACCAACTATGGTAAGGCTGACAAAATCAATTTGCGCCATTAATAATATTGTGCTCAGTAAGCAGGTGGAAAGAAAGACAATTTTTTTCATGGCAATGATATTTGATCCCCCACCACCTTCCTCAATGATACCAATGAGGATGCTGGGGGAAGGGTTAATACAATGCATAAAGTTAATCACCGTTGCATGATAATATCCGCCAAAGTTCTGAATGCGGGGTATCAGGGACGGAACGCCGGTTTTTGGGGAACGAACGCTTTTCCAGTTGGACAGATGGGCAGTCACTGGTCACTCGTCATTAGTCATTGGATCCTTGCTTCTGGAATTTATAGCGGCAGTACGAACCGCACCAGCGTTCCCCGCGCATTGCCTTCGTCATCCTTCAGGTCGATGATTTCCAGGGCGATCTTCTTTTTAGACCTGTGGTTCAGTGCCGCGATCCGCTCGCGGGTGATCACCGTGGCCAGCGATTTGTGGTCTTTGTCACGCTTCAGCAGCAATTCCCCTGCTTTTTTCCGGCCCACGCCATTGTCCTCAATCTCAAGAATCATCAGGGTGTGGTCAAGGTGAAACCGTACAGTAACCTTGCCTTTTGTTTCAAGGTTTTTAATGCCGTGCTCGATGGCGTTCTCAATAAATGGCTGGGCCAGCATGGGCGGAATATTCAGGGATTCAGGCTCGATCAGGGGATCAACATCAATGGAATAGTCAACCTTATCAGGAAATCTTATCTTCTGCAGTTCCAGATAATTTTCGATGGTATTGATTTCTTCTTCCAGCGTAATGCGCTCTTCATGTGAATTTTTCAGGATACTTCTGACAAGTCCTGAAAACCGGGATAAATAAACACTTGCTTTTATTTCGTCATGTTTGACAATAAAATTTTGAATACTTGTAAGAGAATTAAAGATGAAATGAGGATTCATCTGTGAAAGAAGCAGCCGTTGCTGAAATTCAGCCACTTTTCTTCCCGATTTGATCCTGTTCTGACGAACTATCAGGATAAGAATAAAAAGGAGCAGTATGGATACGGCAATTACCGTAAAAAAGTTCCATTTACTTCTGCTGATCTTATACCCCTGAATTTTATTTTCCTGTGAAAGCAACAAAATCTGATCATCTTTTTGCTTCGCCTGGTATTGATATTGCAGGTCGAGAATCTCTGTCCGTTTCTGAAAATTTGCAATATTATCCTTTATTTTGTTGAAATCTTTACTGATATAATATGCCTCCTGATAGCGATTTTGTCCTTCTCTGATTTGTATCAGGATCTGATAAGCTCCTGACATGGCCCTCCAGGCCAGAAATCTTTTGAATTCCTTATTTATGGGTATATAGAGTTCACCACTCATACCCAATAGTTTGGAATATTCTCTGATTCCATAAAATGATTTTAAGGTGTCAATTTGTGATCCGAAATAAATGACAGAATCACAATACATCACTGATTTTTCCAAATCGCCGGAAGTGAGGTACTGACGTGCCAGCCCCATGGAATTCATCATTGAGCCCCAGTAATGTTTATTTTTTCTTGCCAGTGACATACCAAGATCAAAATAATAAGATGCGCTGTCAGTAATATTCAAGGCATTGTAAGCATCACCAATTGAATAAGATAGCTGTGCAAGGTATGCTCTTTCTTCGATATCACCGGGATTGATCCGGGGCCAGGAAATTAAATATTGATCCAAGGCTTTCCGGTAATGGCCCATGTGAAAGAAATTCCTGCCATAAGCGGCGATAACCATCGTTTCTTCCAACCGGGGTACAGACATCTCTTTTGCAAATGCTGTGTATTGTTTCAGGTATTTGTAAGAACTGTCATGATTGCCTGCTGTGCTATAAAGATATTGCATCGATGAATACATCTGTGATTCCCAATGTTTAAGGCCGGATACTTTGGCATAATCAAGGCAAATCTGAACACAATGCAATCCTTCATTTATATCGGTAAAGGAAAAATAAGATACAGCGCCAATTTGATAATAGGTTTCGATAATCATATTGGTATCCCCGATTTCTTTATAAAGGTACAGGGCTTCGTACAGAATTGTCATGGCATCAATGAAGTTTCCATTGATGTAATCATTGGTGCCTTTGCAGAAAAGAGCTTTGGCCAGACCTTCCTTATATCCGGTTTCTTTTGCCAGTTGCACTGAAATGGAAGATAAACTATCGGATCTGGAGGAATAATGCCGGATCAGCGCGTAGGAAATTCCATTAAGGATATCCACTTTTTCTTTACCTGTGGCAGCAGGAAGCAGGCGCTCAAGGCTATCGGCAAGCTGCAGATTCAATGGAAAATTAACCTGTGAAAACAGGGGGAAGTATAGCCCCCCAAACAGAATAAGGACAAAAAGATGCTTCTTTAACCTTTTCATCAAGCACTGATTTCTTCAAACAAATCAAGCAATCTTTCACGGCCGCTTGCCGATACCGGTATTTGGGCCCCATTGCTCATCACCACGTTACCTCCATCATGTCTGTCAAATCGTTTAATATGTTTCAGATTGATCAGATGCGACCTGTGCACCCTCAGGAAGCCTGAACCGGAAAGCAGCGTATCATATTCTTTCAGGTTTTTCGATACCAGGATATTTTGATTGTCTGAGGTTTCAAAGGCTGTATAACTTCCGTCCGATTCGCAGTGTATAATATCATCCATGTTGATGATAAAAATACTTTCCAGGTTTTTGAGGATGATTTTTTTGTTTTGTTTTCCCTTATTTTGAAGGTTCTCCCTAAGCGCCCCCAATTGGATATTGAATTCATTCTGATGAAGCAGTTCGGCTCTGTTTACAGCTTCTGCAAGCTTTTCAGGGTTAACAGGTTTAAGGAGGTAGTCGATCGCACTGAAGCCGAAAGCCTGGATGGCAAATTCCTCGTAGGCTGTAACAAAAATGATTTTGAAGTTGATGTTTTCATAATGATTGAGCAGATCAAAGCCGGTGCCGTCGTCCATTTTAATATCGAGCAAAACCAGGTCAGGTGCTTTTTCCCTGATGGCCAGAATGCCGGTTTTCACGCTGCTTGCCTCGCCAACAACATTCACCCGGGGACAGGTTTTCTGCAATAAACCACGTAGAGTATCTCTTACGGGTGGCTCGTCATCGATGATGAGGGTGCGAAGCATTTTTTCGGTGATATTTTTTCTAAAGGTAAGCATAAGAGGGGAAATTCCAAATTCCGGCAGATCATTCGGCCTCTTTTGTCGGCTTCAGGATGACGACTTCTTCCTGAAGGAGCGAGCGTAGCGAACGACTGAAGGATCTGTTTGCTATCATTGTTTGACTATCTTGAACGCTTCCATTTCCTGCCCAGACTGCACCCTGCAGAAATACATTCCTTTGGGCAAATGTCCGGCATGCCAGGTAAACTGCTGCTGCCCGGCAGGCAACTGGCCGTGGTGCAGTTCGGCTATTTTGGCGCCCATGGCGTTGAAAATCTGGATGGAAACAATGGAGGTTTTGGGGAGGGTGAATTCAATGCTTAGCTGGCTGGTAAACGGATTGGGGTAAATGGAAAAATCTGAGCCGGCAACTGCTTCTTCAATGCCTACGGTTTCACATGCTTCTATTATTTCTGCCTCGTTATTACAGCCCGGGGCGTTGTTGTAAATGGTGACCGTTCCATTGGGCGCCGCCAGGTAATCGCAGATGCTTTGGACTTCGCAGGTGGATAAGGAAGAATTATACATTATTTGAAGGTTTGTGATTGATCCGGCGGCAATATTATCCAATCCGGTCAGGCTGGTCAGGGTATTGTTGTAAGAAATCTTAAAAGTGCCCCCGATGGAAGTTAGGTTCTCCAGCCCAGTGAGGCTGGTCAGGGAAGGATTACCAGAGGTAAAAAATCCTCCTTCATATCCTATAATTATACTTCCGCCGATAGAAGCCAGGTTTTCAAGTCCCGACAGGGTAGTAAGTGAATCATTCCCACTAATAAGAAGGTCGCCCCACCAGATGGTTGTCAGGTTATTCAGCCCGGTCAGATCAGTCAGTGCAGTATTGACTTCAATTTTTAGATGTCCATAAATGTCTGTTACATTTTCCAGCCCCGTCAGGCTGGCAAGGGCATTGTTACCTACAATCTCAAGGTATCCCCCGATGGAAGTCAGGTTATCCAGTCCCGTCAGACTAGCCAGTACGTAATTATCATAGATATGAAGATCCCCTTCAATGGAAGTCAGATTATCTAATCCTGTCAGGCTTGTCAGTGAGCTGTTATAAGAAATCCTGAGATCACTCCAGATGGAGGTCAGGTTATCCAGTCCCGTCAGACTGGCCAGGGCGTCATTAAGATCGATATAAAGTCCACCTCCAACTGAAGTCAGGTTCTCCAGCCCCGTCAGGCTGGTCAGGGCAACGTTACCATAAATACTTAGGTCACCCCCGATGGAAGTCAGGTTATCCAGTCCCGTCAGACTGGCCAGGGCGTCATTATCACCATAGATATAAAGATCACCTCCAATGGAAGTCAGGTTCTCCAGTCCAGTCAGGCTGCTCAGGGCATTGTTTTGACAAATCCAAAGATGTCCCCAGATGGAAGTCAGGTTCTCCAGTCCCGTCAGGCTGGTCAGGGCATTGTTATTTTCAATCCAAAGGAATCCCCCGATGGAAGTCAGGTTATCCAGTCCCGTCAGACTGGCCAGGGCATCATTGTCATAGATAATAAGATCACTCCCGATGGAAATCAGGTTATCCAATCCTGCCAATCCCGTCAGAGCAGGGTTATACCCAATAAACAAATTACTGTCAATCGATGTCAGAACAATTAATCCGTTAAGATTATTTATGTTTCCGGTCCAATTATCATCAATTATTACATCTCCCTCAATCTCCGTGCACTCCGGGTAATTGGTCTGGAAATTATCAATCTGTTCCTGAGTGGTGAAGGTAATGCCTTCGGGCAGGCAGCCCTGGGCTGCTGCCATAGCGTAACTCATTGTTAGAGCTGCGATGAGTAAAATAATTTTTTTCATGATGTTTTTATTTGGCTATGCTGAGGGCAAAAAGCAAAAATGCCTGGGGCACTTCTTTTCTTAATCCTAGGCTATTTAACTTTAATTATTTTCCTGGTCACCACCTCATTCCCGATTTGCAGGCGGAAGAAGTAAATGCCTGCGGGAATTTCGCTTATATCCATAACAAATTCTTTTGTTCCGGATGACTGGGTTTCAAACTGCCAGCTTTTGAGACAGATTCCGGTGAGGTTGTAAAGGCAAACCCTGAATGATCCTGAAAAGGTCGTATTCAGGTTTAAAATCATCCTGTTATATGCCGGGTTGGGATAAACGTTAAGTTGTTCTTCCCCCGTTGGTCTATTTTCGATGTGGAGAATCCAACAGGCCTCCTGCACTTCCTGCTGACTGTTGCAGCCGGGGGCGTTGTATGCGATTTCAATGGTTCCGTTGGGCGCCGCCAGGTAATCGCAGATGCTTTGCACTGCGCAGGAAGAAAGATCACTATTATTAAATATTCTCAGATTGATGATAGATTCGGCAGCAATGTTCTCAAGTCCGGTCAGATTGGTCAGGAAATAATGGTTTGAAATCTCAAGCGTTCCCCCAATGGAGGCCAGGTTCTCCAATCCCGTAAGGCTGGTCAGGGAGGATGATCCATTCATTATAGGTCCTAGTATACGCAAATCTTCCCCTATGGAAGTCAGATTGTCCAACCCAGTAAGGCAGGTCAGGCATTCGCTCGAAATTGTTAGGCTTCCCCCGATTGACGCCAGTCCTTCTACCCCTGTCAGGCTGGTTAAGGCAGCGTTATAATAAATATCAAGATCACCCCCGATGGAATTCAGTCCCTCCAACCCCGTGAGGCTAGTCAGGGCATTATTATAATAGATATCAAGATCACCCTCGATGGAAGCCAGGTTTTCCAGCCCCGTCAGGTTGGTCAGGGCATAGTTATCACAAATACTAAAGTTTCCCCCGATGGAAGTCAGTCCCTCTAATCCTGTCAGGTTGGACAGGGCATAGTTATCATAAATACTACAGTTTCCCCCGATGGAAGCCACATTATCAAAGAGCGTCAGACTAGCAAGAGAAGCCTTGCCATTTTTACTCGGGTATTCCCCGATGGTAGTTAGATTCTCTAATCCCGTCAGGCTGGCCAAATCAGCGTTGTTATATATATTAAGATCTCCCCCGATGGAAGTCAGACTCTCCACTCCCGTCAGGCTGGCCAAATCAGCGTTATTATATATATTAAGATCTCCTCCGATGGAAGTCAGACTCTCCAATCCAGTCAGACTGGTTAGAAAATTGTTAGAATAAATCTTAAAGCCTTCCCCGATAGAAACCAGGTTCTCCAATCCTGTCAGGTTGGTCAGGGCATCGTTATCTTCAATACTTAGGAATCTCCCGATGGAAGTCAGGTTCTCCAATCCCGTCAGGTCGGTCAGGACAGGGTTTCCATTTCCACCATAATCTTTTCCAATTTCTAAAATACCCCCGATGGAAGTCAATACATTCAATCCATCAAGGTTGGTGATATCATCTCCCTGAATTGTAACATACCCTTCAATCTCGGTACAACCGGGATAGTTGGTTTGGAAATTGTTGATGTCATCCTGAGATAAAAAGTAATAATTCCCAAAGGGTAAGCAAGGTAATACTATTCCACAGCCGTCAGCCACTTCAGAAGGGTTATTGCAACCGGGTGCATTACTGTATATATTCACACTACCGTTCGGACTGGCCAGGTAGGCACACAACCACGTTGCTTCGCAGGTGGATAAAGATAAGTTATCATATATATAAATGCCTGTAATTGAGCTGGTATCAATATTTTCCAGTTCCGTCAGGCTGGACAGGGTAACGTTTCCCATAATCATAAGGTCTCCCCCGATGGAAGCCAGGTTCTCCAGTCCCGTCAGGCTGGTCAGGGCATCGTTAAAATTAATTTTAAGAAATCCCCCAATGGAAGCCAGGTTCTCCGGCCCAGTCAGGTCGGTCAGGGAAGCGTTAAGCGAAATCTCAAGGTCTTCCCCGATAGAAGCCAGATTCTCCAATCCTGTCAGGTTGGTCAGGGTATCGTTTCCTCTGATATAAAAGCTTTTCCCGATGGAAGCCAGGTTCTCCAGTCCCGTCAGGCTGGTCAGTGAAGGATGGCCACCACCATAACTCCCAATTACTATATAACCCCCGATGAAAGTCAAACCTTCCAGCCCTGTAAGGTTGGCAAGCGAAGCGTTATAAGAAATCTCAAGGTTTTCCCCGATGAAAGTCAAACCTTCCAGCCCGGTAAGGTTGGCAAGCGAAGCGTTATAAGAAATCTCAAGGTTTTCCCCGATGGAAGCCAGATTCTCCAATCCTGTCAGGTTGGTCAGGGCATCGTTTCCTCTGATATAAAAGCCTTTCCCGATAGAAGCCAGGTTCTCCAATCCCGTCAGGCTGGTCAGTAAAGGATTACCACTACCATAATTCCCAATTACTAAATAACCCCCAATGAAGGTCAAACCTTCCAGCCCGGTAAGGTTGGCAAGCGAAGCGTTATAAGAAATATAAAGGTTTTCCCCGATGGAAGTCAATAAACTCAACCCATCAAGGTTGGTGATATCATTTCCCTGAATTGTCACATACCCTTCAATCTCGGTACACCCGGGATAGTTGGTTTGGAAGTTGTCAATCTGTGCTTGAGCATTGAAGATGATACCTTCGGGCAGGCAGCCCTGGGCTGCTGCCATAACGTAACTCACAGCTACTGCTGCTATGAGTAAAATTTGTTTTTTCATGATGTTTTTATTTATGCTGATAACAAAAGGCTAATGACATTTCTTCTCTTAGCCCTATGCCCTCAGCGCTTTGCTATTTGACTTTGATTATTTTCTTTGTCACCACCTCATTTCCGATTTGCAGGCAGCAATAATAAATTCCCGGTTTATAATTAGGAGTGTTCAAAACCACAAATAAAAAGAACAAAAGAATCACGAGTTCATTGACGTATTGAAAATCAAAGGTATAGCTTTTCACCTGAAGACGAGACTTGGATCACCTCCACTATGTTTGATCATAATTATGGCGATGATATCCCACATTTCGATCATGAACCTTCTTTTAGCTGTTTTATACCCCAATCCATTAATCTTTTTATAGATCAGAATCAGCATGGAGAGAATAAGGGTCATGTACAAGAGGATCTTAATTCCGTTTTCATTCACACTGATGAAGTGGGAAAAGTTCAATTCCTGCTTAATGAATCTGAAAAAGACCTCAATATCCCACCTTGATTTATAAATTGTTATTATGTCTTTGGCTGGGATAGAGAACATATTGGTAAGAAAGAAGTAAGGATATCCCTTATCATTTATTGCCTGTACAAGTCTAAAAGAATGCTCAACTACTGATGTTCCACTCTTATATAAGTAAACACGTTGATCTTTAAGGATTGTAAGATTTCTTACTTTTTGGTCTTGACTTATCTCAAAATCTTCCAGAGCAATAAATCTTGCATCTGATTTCAGTCTTGTAACAAAAGTGTATTCTTCCTGGTCCAACTTACAGAAAGTTTGTCGGTCAGATACTCCCCGATCAAAAACAAAGACATTGTCTTTGTTCTTGTCAATCACCCTGAATATCGCCTTAGGAATGGTGAGGTTTTCGCTGATATGGCATTGCTGATTAAAAACCTCAACACTACTAGGAAACATATCGGTCAGACAAACAGTATATTTAATCTGCTTTTTACCATCTTTCTTACAGCCAACATGGATCCCATTTTCCAGTTTAGCAGCTGTCTGACAAACCATTGTTGAATCAACTCTGGATAATTTGTAATTCAAAGCCAGATCGTTTTCATCGTAGAGTTGAGAACATTGCTCGTATATAGCTTCATAGGCCTTTCGAAAAAAGTCAACATTCATAGTTGCAAGACGAGCAGATAGAGAGTTATATTTGGTTGTGTTTTTATTTGGAATATTAAACAGCACCTTGTAATGGGTGGAGTTATAAAAATCCTCTAGCGACCTGAGACCAAGACGATCGCTTTCTATCAGTCCAAACAGTAAAAGGCTAAAGACATTCCTGCCATAAAGCTTTTTTACCTGATAATCAACGTTGGTTTCTGAACTCAAATCAGCCAACAAGTCATCAGGTATAAGCTTGAGTAAGTCTTGGACTTTTATACCCTGCTTACAATCTGTTCCCATTGCAGGAACAAATATAAGTCCTTAACAAGTTGATTGTCTTGATTATAGAGAGTTTTTGCCAACAGTGGCAAACATATTTTGTTGATAACCAGCTATTTTCAGACAAACAAAGACATCACTGTTAATTACAATCCCTTGTTTTGTTAAAAACCTTTGATTTTCATGATGCCAAAGAACTTTTTGAAATGTCGTTTGATGTTTTGAACACTCCTAGTTTATAATCAGCAATGTTCAGTTCAAAATGATGTTCTCCGGGCTGCTGATATCCCAGGTTGACTGTTTTAACAAGCTGACCAATCATATTAAAAATGCAGACCCGGGCTGTTCCTCCTTTATTTAGCTGACAGTAAAGGGTTAGCTGATTTTTGGCCGGAACCGGAAACACATTAAAATTTTTAAAGGCTTCCTGATAATCCGGAATTCCCGGGGTTTGATGCGACTGTTCAATAATTGAATCCATCCAATGGATAGCGGTAATATATGATTGTGTGTGAAAAGCATGAGTGCTTTCAAAATAGCTCGTATCATAGCCAATACCATAAAAACCGAGACTATCGGCAAGCTGCAGATTC
This sequence is a window from Lentimicrobium saccharophilum. Protein-coding genes within it:
- a CDS encoding T9SS type A sorting domain-containing protein, with the protein product MTAHLSNWKSVRSPKTGVPSLIPRIQNFGGYYHATVINFMHCINPSPSILIGIIEEGGGGSNIIAMKKIVFLSTCLLSTILLMAQIDFVSLTIVGGELAALGARSVFAADLDGDGDMDIISASMEDNKVAWYEQDEQGNFTVHSVSTEVEEAQCVHAADLDGDGDADIIASGKNGLWCFENEGNGIFTPMNIFLFAFYSGIITTADMDGDCDLDVVVAFSEGDANNSIEWYENSDEWAWPVHVVDSIYYPDWISVDAGDMDGDGDIDIIALESSGWWGSGEMSLFENTGDDIFSKHVISNGGIAVFLEDIDGDDDLDIVSEDLNHPAWHENIGNNEFITHQISSELFGYGVIAVDMDDDGDIDILADTGPVNDYPHDLCWFENDGSNNFPSCNIIENDIALSSVFASDIDMDGDMDIVVAENDNVSLFNNNGEQDFEELELTKTAFQATNAVYSDMDGDGDMDVVSRYANTIAWYENDGNQQFTTHIVEESVYINNHTLYAEDIDGDNDVDIIYGFDDAIFCSKNNGAGSFLNYKICQYFNSVESFFIDDLDQDEDLDILVSYQDSFKWYENNGTGYFSEHNISNFDPDIKIRGICSADLENDGDMDILVAKSGDLYAIYCNYNDGTQNFSEFPVFPGVYGDAGAITAKDFDLDGDMDFIYSSNTTQILCSQISNYNFLAQTLSVTGDFSSFFAQDLDMDGDDDILITDFGTGYPSFTPSRLFYMENLGGNMFNEFTITEDLKGAMSVYAGDINGDDDIDLLTASYDDSRIAWHENLIIGLQTPEFRVPGSGFRVEVFPNPTYAIVYIEYEIENPSPVHINVFNAAGEKVAGLQDGYPAKGKHMISWDAGSLPSGLYFCHVIYWNEIVAKKIIKF
- a CDS encoding sensor histidine kinase, with amino-acid sequence MKRLKKHLFVLILFGGLYFPLFSQVNFPLNLQLADSLERLLPAATGKEKVDILNGISYALIRHYSSRSDSLSSISVQLAKETGYKEGLAKALFCKGTNDYINGNFIDAMTILYEALYLYKEIGDTNMIIETYYQIGAVSYFSFTDINEGLHCVQICLDYAKVSGLKHWESQMYSSMQYLYSTAGNHDSSYKYLKQYTAFAKEMSVPRLEETMVIAAYGRNFFHMGHYRKALDQYLISWPRINPGDIEERAYLAQLSYSIGDAYNALNITDSASYYFDLGMSLARKNKHYWGSMMNSMGLARQYLTSGDLEKSVMYCDSVIYFGSQIDTLKSFYGIREYSKLLGMSGELYIPINKEFKRFLAWRAMSGAYQILIQIREGQNRYQEAYYISKDFNKIKDNIANFQKRTEILDLQYQYQAKQKDDQILLLSQENKIQGYKISRSKWNFFTVIAVSILLLFILILIVRQNRIKSGRKVAEFQQRLLLSQMNPHFIFNSLTSIQNFIVKHDEIKASVYLSRFSGLVRSILKNSHEERITLEEEINTIENYLELQKIRFPDKVDYSIDVDPLIEPESLNIPPMLAQPFIENAIEHGIKNLETKGKVTVRFHLDHTLMILEIEDNGVGRKKAGELLLKRDKDHKSLATVITRERIAALNHRSKKKIALEIIDLKDDEGNARGTLVRFVLPL
- a CDS encoding LytR/AlgR family response regulator transcription factor, yielding MLTFRKNITEKMLRTLIIDDEPPVRDTLRGLLQKTCPRVNVVGEASSVKTGILAIREKAPDLVLLDIKMDDGTGFDLLNHYENINFKIIFVTAYEEFAIQAFGFSAIDYLLKPVNPEKLAEAVNRAELLHQNEFNIQLGALRENLQNKGKQNKKIILKNLESIFIINMDDIIHCESDGSYTAFETSDNQNILVSKNLKEYDTLLSGSGFLRVHRSHLINLKHIKRFDRHDGGNVVMSNGAQIPVSASGRERLLDLFEEISA
- a CDS encoding T9SS type A sorting domain-containing protein translates to MKKIILLIAALTMSYAMAAAQGCLPEGITFTTQEQIDNFQTNYPECTEIEGDVIIDDNWTGNINNLNGLIVLTSIDSNLFIGYNPALTGLAGLDNLISIGSDLIIYDNDALASLTGLDNLTSIGGFLWIENNNALTSLTGLENLTSIWGHLWICQNNALSSLTGLENLTSIGGDLYIYGDNDALASLTGLDNLTSIGGDLSIYGNVALTSLTGLENLTSVGGGLYIDLNDALASLTGLDNLTSIWSDLRISYNSSLTSLTGLDNLTSIEGDLHIYDNYVLASLTGLDNLTSIGGYLEIVGNNALASLTGLENVTDIYGHLKIEVNTALTDLTGLNNLTTIWWGDLLISGNDSLTTLSGLENLASIGGSIIIGYEGGFFTSGNPSLTSLTGLENLTSIGGTFKISYNNTLTSLTGLDNIAAGSITNLQIMYNSSLSTCEVQSICDYLAAPNGTVTIYNNAPGCNNEAEIIEACETVGIEEAVAGSDFSIYPNPFTSQLSIEFTLPKTSIVSIQIFNAMGAKIAELHHGQLPAGQQQFTWHAGHLPKGMYFCRVQSGQEMEAFKIVKQ
- a CDS encoding T9SS type A sorting domain-containing protein, which encodes MKKQILLIAAVAVSYVMAAAQGCLPEGIIFNAQAQIDNFQTNYPGCTEIEGYVTIQGNDITNLDGLSLLTSIGENLYISYNASLANLTGLEGLTFIGGYLVIGNYGSGNPLLTSLTGLENLASIGKGFYIRGNDALTNLTGLENLASIGENLEISYNASLANLTGLEGLTFIGENLEISYNASLANLTGLEGLTFIGGYIVIGSYGGGHPSLTSLTGLENLASIGKSFYIRGNDTLTNLTGLENLASIGEDLEISLNASLTDLTGPENLASIGGFLKINFNDALTSLTGLENLASIGGDLMIMGNVTLSSLTELENIDTSSITGIYIYDNLSLSTCEATWLCAYLASPNGSVNIYSNAPGCNNPSEVADGCGIVLPCLPFGNYYFLSQDDINNFQTNYPGCTEIEGYVTIQGDDITNLDGLNVLTSIGGILEIGKDYGGNGNPVLTDLTGLENLTSIGRFLSIEDNDALTNLTGLENLVSIGEGFKIYSNNFLTSLTGLESLTSIGGDLNIYNNADLASLTGVESLTSIGGDLNIYNNADLASLTGLENLTTIGEYPSKNGKASLASLTLFDNVASIGGNCSIYDNYALSNLTGLEGLTSIGGNFSICDNYALTNLTGLENLASIEGDLDIYYNNALTSLTGLEGLNSIGGDLDIYYNAALTSLTGVEGLASIGGSLTISSECLTCLTGLDNLTSIGEDLRILGPIMNGSSSLTSLTGLENLASIGGTLEISNHYFLTNLTGLENIAAESIINLRIFNNSDLSSCAVQSICDYLAAPNGTIEIAYNAPGCNSQQEVQEACWILHIENRPTGEEQLNVYPNPAYNRMILNLNTTFSGSFRVCLYNLTGICLKSWQFETQSSGTKEFVMDISEIPAGIYFFRLQIGNEVVTRKIIKVK
- a CDS encoding IS4 family transposase, whose protein sequence is MGTDCKQGIKVQDLLKLIPDDLLADLSSETNVDYQVKKLYGRNVFSLLLFGLIESDRLGLRSLEDFYNSTHYKVLFNIPNKNTTKYNSLSARLATMNVDFFRKAYEAIYEQCSQLYDENDLALNYKLSRVDSTMVCQTAAKLENGIHVGCKKDGKKQIKYTVCLTDMFPSSVEVFNQQCHISENLTIPKAIFRVIDKNKDNVFVFDRGVSDRQTFCKLDQEEYTFVTRLKSDARFIALEDFEISQDQKVRNLTILKDQRVYLYKSGTSVVEHSFRLVQAINDKGYPYFFLTNMFSIPAKDIITIYKSRWDIEVFFRFIKQELNFSHFISVNENGIKILLYMTLILSMLILIYKKINGLGYKTAKRRFMIEMWDIIAIIMIKHSGGDPSLVFR
- a CDS encoding T9SS type A sorting domain-containing protein; its protein translation is MNLQLADSLGFYGIGYDTSYFESTHAFHTQSYITAIHWMDSIIEQSHQTPGIPDYQEAFKNFNVFPVPAKNQLTLYCQLNKGGTARVCIFNMIGQLVKTVNLGYQQPGEHHFELNIADYKLGVFKTSNDISKSSLAS